The genomic DNA CTTAAAGGTGATTTATTTATCGTCAGTTCCCAATATAAATCTTTGACATCTAATCAAAGTTTTTCGCGCAATCGTTTATACCAAACATTAGGGTTTGAAGGTGTTGAATCTGTCAGCCCGATGTACTTACAATTTGCTAAATTAAAAAACCCAGTTTCTGGTGAAAAATATTCAATCTATGTCATTGGTTTTGACCCTGGAAAACCAGTGATGAATATTCCAGAAGTGCAGGAGAATTTAGATAAACTAAAAATTCCTGATGTCATGTTATTTGACAGAGATTCTCGACCGGAATTTGGCCCAATAGCTGAAAATTTTAGCCGGGGAGAAACAGAACAACCAATTGAAATATTTTCCTTTGAATCTCTCCAAGGTTATCGAGTTAGAGTCGGTGGTTTATTTAGCTTAGGTCCTTCCTTTGGTGTGGATGGAAACTTAATTGTTAGTGATTCAACCTTTTTGAGAATAAATCCTAATCTCCGTCCCGCAGAAAAAATAGATGTAGGTATTGTTAAACTCAAACCTGGCTTTATTCCTCAAGAAATTTTAGAGCATTTACGAGTCAACTTACCCAATGACGTACAGATTTTTACCCGTCAACAATTCATTGATTTTGAAAAAAAATATTGGGCTTCTAGAACACCAATTGGTTTTATTCTCAACTTAATGTTAA from Okeanomitos corallinicola TIOX110 includes the following:
- the devC gene encoding ABC transporter permease DevC encodes the protein MNVKIPLAWLQLAQQKARFIVAVAGIAFIVLLMFIQLGFQDALYSSATAVHQNLKGDLFIVSSQYKSLTSNQSFSRNRLYQTLGFEGVESVSPMYLQFAKLKNPVSGEKYSIYVIGFDPGKPVMNIPEVQENLDKLKIPDVMLFDRDSRPEFGPIAENFSRGETEQPIEIFSFESLQGYRVRVGGLFSLGPSFGVDGNLIVSDSTFLRINPNLRPAEKIDVGIVKLKPGFIPQEILEHLRVNLPNDVQIFTRQQFIDFEKKYWASRTPIGFILNLMLTMAAIVGVVIVYQILYSNIATQFIAYATLKAIGYANGYLLNVVFQQALILALLAYIPGFIISVALYDFAMQVTKLPIMMTSNNALIVLTSTVLICITSGALAINKLRSADPADIF